One genomic segment of Cardinium endosymbiont of Philonthus spinipes includes these proteins:
- a CDS encoding histone H1, producing the protein MNRFAELKTLVLSLEDEFQKFYEKDNKAAGTRVRKGMQTLKKIAQEIRANVSASKASMDHSNDADGK; encoded by the coding sequence ATGAATCGATTTGCAGAATTAAAAACATTAGTACTTTCCTTGGAAGATGAGTTTCAGAAATTTTATGAGAAGGACAATAAGGCAGCGGGAACACGAGTCCGTAAAGGAATGCAAACGTTAAAAAAAATTGCACAGGAAATTCGAGCGAATGTATCGGCATCCAAAGCCTCTATGGACCATTCAAATGATGCAGATGGTAAATAA
- a CDS encoding Lrp/AsnC family transcriptional regulator, with protein sequence MEYNSLADTMELDKTDKLILNILQVDSKITNVALAQKINLSPAATLERVKKLEQYGIITNYWVQVDHVKLGFLVHLIVGIRLQQARAEQVKLFKLTVDKIASITTCYQVIGEFDFILMVYVDHLSSYQTMVVEKIYALPFVDHVKTLSVIQLVKNKQLFLE encoded by the coding sequence GTGGAATACAATTCATTAGCAGATACAATGGAATTGGATAAAACAGATAAACTTATATTAAATATTCTTCAAGTTGATTCAAAGATCACCAATGTGGCGCTTGCACAAAAAATCAATCTCTCTCCTGCAGCTACGCTTGAACGGGTAAAAAAGCTAGAACAGTATGGAATCATCACCAATTATTGGGTACAAGTGGATCATGTTAAGTTGGGTTTCTTGGTCCATCTAATTGTTGGCATTCGCCTTCAACAAGCCAGAGCTGAACAGGTTAAATTGTTTAAACTGACAGTTGATAAAATAGCATCTATTACAACTTGCTATCAAGTAATAGGTGAGTTTGATTTTATTTTAATGGTCTATGTTGACCACTTATCTAGTTACCAGACGATGGTAGTAGAAAAAATCTATGCACTTCCTTTTGTGGACCATGTAAAAACTTTATCCGTTATCCAACTCGTTAAAAACAAGCAGCTATTCTTAGAATAG